The nucleotide window TCCAGGTCGTCCGGGCAGATGAGTACTGGTGCGTACCCAGTGCAGCCGACCGCCGGCAAGATGCGTTCCCACGGTATGGCCGCGTCTGGTTCGTGGTGGAACCACCCGAGCAGCGACGACACCTGTCCTTCGACGCCCAGCGCCACGTCGAGGGGAACACCGTCCACCGCAATCACCAAATGCGGTTCCGGGACGAACTTGCTCGGCGCGCGGATCGCCTCGATGCGGTTCACAGACTCGAGACCTCGGGTTGCCGAACGAACAGCTCACCTGCACCGCCATCACCGGACGAGCGGTGCGTCCCGAATCAGATGGCGGTGTCAGGTGCAGCGCCGGGTTCGGCATCGTTGAGCATCAGGGCTTCCGCCTCTTCGTCGGTCAGCGGTCGCACCTCGGCCACCCGCAGGAACGCGCTCAGCGAGGGGGCGACTGGGGTGATGTCATCCGGTTGCAACTGCTCGCCGTCGTGGTACAGCCGGACTAACGGCGGGTCGTCGCCGCCGGCCTGAATGTAGTACGGATCAGCCCCGGAACTGCCGTCGAGGGCCACCAGCAGGTAGCCGGCGGCCAGCGCGTTCTCGGTGAGTAGGAACTTGAGCCGTCCCACCGCCTCAGCTGGCGTCGGCCAGACAAGCCACCACGGCCCCTCCCACGGCTTGAACGCATCCGACCGCCAGCCCAACCGGAGCCCGCAAAGCGGGAGGGACTGCCACAGCTCGGTCAGCCAAGCCGGGTATCGGTCGCCGAACGCCACCTGGAGGGCGGCGATCTCCTCTGCCGTCGCCGGACGCCCAACCTGACCGGCCGCCGTAGCTCGTGCGACGAAGTCCTCGGCCGCTTGCCGTACAGCCATCTGTCGGGTCCTTCCGCCGCCGAACGAACAGCTCACCTGCACCGCGAGGTCCCGGGCCGCGATGCGTTCCGAATCAGCGGGCGGTGTCAGGTGCAGCGCCGGGTTCGGCCCTGAGCTACAGCGGGACGTACACCACCTCGAACTCTGGGCCAAGTTCTGAGCGAACGACCGCGAGCACCTCGGCCGCCGCTCTCTCGAACCGCTCCCGCTCCTCGGCTGACCACGGCGACGAGCCCGGCGGATACTCCCAATCGAGCGCCCCGTCGTGCCACGCGGTCAACTCCACGAGCCGCTGGCGGATGCCTGGGGACAACGGAAGCTGCTCCTCGATCGGGCCGACATCGAACACTGCGCGGGTCACATCGTTGACGCACCACAAGCACCCGCCGCCCCACTCGAACATCAGCCGCACGACGAACCGTGTGGTCACTAACGGCCCTCCGCGCCCTTCTGGT belongs to Gemmata obscuriglobus and includes:
- a CDS encoding SMI1/KNR4 family protein, with the protein product MAVRQAAEDFVARATAAGQVGRPATAEEIAALQVAFGDRYPAWLTELWQSLPLCGLRLGWRSDAFKPWEGPWWLVWPTPAEAVGRLKFLLTENALAAGYLLVALDGSSGADPYYIQAGGDDPPLVRLYHDGEQLQPDDITPVAPSLSAFLRVAEVRPLTDEEAEALMLNDAEPGAAPDTAI